Proteins from one Paenibacillus amylolyticus genomic window:
- a CDS encoding AraC family transcriptional regulator, whose protein sequence is MSLYPYEKMLERQDLLERLDISMVWGHYEIRVMRFHLTSFPAGRVVDFHNHAEFEFHYIPRGKGKVILDDQTHALSEGMLYLTGPGVVHYQEADAKEDMDELCLHVDIVHKPREHVDPWEAAESEETMEKLRTLPLIPVNDYHRAMQCFLEAYEACDQKWLGYYTSIKQLVISILLKTVRAYDTGGNRPEAPVRDMAAYRYEYAVQYMEANHPTVVTLEHVAEKLHISSRQLQRIFYQVQPEMPFSRVLEDIRLRAVCRNLEESNVSIEQIALASGFNNANYLHAVFRKRLGMTPSAFRKMKQPILK, encoded by the coding sequence TTGAGCCTATATCCTTATGAGAAAATGCTTGAACGGCAGGATCTCCTGGAGAGACTGGATATTTCAATGGTATGGGGACATTATGAGATTCGCGTGATGCGATTTCATCTGACTTCTTTTCCAGCGGGCCGGGTTGTGGATTTCCATAATCATGCGGAGTTCGAGTTTCATTATATCCCGAGAGGTAAAGGCAAAGTGATTCTCGATGATCAGACACATGCACTTTCGGAAGGTATGCTGTATTTGACTGGACCGGGTGTCGTGCATTATCAGGAGGCGGACGCCAAAGAGGACATGGATGAACTGTGTCTTCATGTGGATATCGTTCATAAGCCAAGAGAACATGTTGACCCTTGGGAAGCCGCTGAATCCGAGGAGACGATGGAAAAGCTGAGAACACTTCCTCTTATTCCGGTGAATGACTATCATCGGGCGATGCAGTGTTTTTTGGAAGCCTATGAGGCCTGTGATCAGAAATGGTTAGGTTATTATACGTCAATCAAGCAACTGGTCATCAGCATCTTACTCAAAACCGTGCGAGCATACGATACCGGAGGCAATCGGCCGGAAGCCCCTGTCCGGGATATGGCCGCGTATCGGTATGAGTATGCAGTGCAGTATATGGAGGCGAATCATCCTACAGTGGTTACGCTGGAGCATGTCGCTGAGAAACTCCATATCAGCAGCAGACAATTGCAGCGAATCTTCTATCAGGTACAGCCGGAGATGCCGTTCAGCCGTGTGCTGGAGGATATTCGTCTGCGCGCCGTATGCCGCAATCTGGAGGAAAGTAACGTATCCATTGAACAGATCGCTCTCGCTTCAGGCTTCAATAATGCCAACTATCTGCATGCTGTATTTCGCAAACGTCTGGGGATGACCCCGTCGGCTTTTCGTAAAATGAAACAACCAATACTTAAGTGA
- a CDS encoding Gfo/Idh/MocA family oxidoreductase yields the protein MTIRIGKISLWHVHAWDYIKQAQEHEDTVIAAVWDEDAKRGQEAAERLGVPFYASLEDMLAKDDIDAVIVDAPTRIHEEVITAAAKAGKHIFTEKVIASTQAESNRILHQVKANKVKMTVSLPRLNAGYTLTIQDLLNQGLLGKVTYVRARLSHDGAISNWLPEHFYDLQDCQGGALIDLGCHPMYLAKLFLGQEVTAVNANFGYITGKEVEDNAVATLFTNSGAVGVVEAGFVNSHSPFTVEVHGTEGTLLYGTPDEKLLIRTKAAQGRYPEWTELPLADQRESAFNQWVAHIQHDTDATENVQIAMELTRLMEAANLSNKEGRRVALNELKG from the coding sequence GTGACCATTCGAATTGGTAAAATTAGCTTGTGGCATGTTCACGCATGGGATTACATCAAGCAGGCACAGGAACATGAGGATACAGTCATCGCCGCTGTGTGGGATGAAGATGCCAAGCGCGGACAGGAAGCCGCTGAACGTTTAGGCGTGCCCTTCTATGCTTCACTCGAAGATATGCTGGCCAAGGATGACATTGATGCCGTTATTGTAGATGCACCAACCCGCATTCATGAAGAGGTGATCACCGCTGCTGCAAAAGCAGGTAAACACATCTTCACGGAGAAGGTTATAGCGTCGACACAGGCGGAATCGAACAGAATCCTTCATCAGGTAAAAGCAAACAAAGTCAAGATGACAGTCTCCTTACCACGCCTGAATGCAGGATATACGTTAACGATTCAGGATTTACTCAACCAAGGATTGCTTGGCAAAGTGACTTACGTCAGAGCGCGTTTATCACATGATGGAGCGATTTCGAACTGGTTACCTGAACACTTCTACGATTTGCAGGATTGTCAGGGCGGTGCGCTGATTGATCTGGGCTGCCATCCCATGTATCTGGCCAAACTGTTTCTGGGTCAGGAAGTAACAGCGGTTAACGCGAACTTCGGATATATTACAGGCAAAGAAGTGGAAGATAATGCAGTCGCAACCTTGTTCACGAATTCGGGAGCAGTCGGCGTTGTCGAAGCCGGTTTTGTGAACAGCCATTCTCCGTTTACAGTTGAGGTTCATGGTACGGAGGGCACACTTCTGTATGGAACACCGGATGAAAAGCTATTGATTCGCACAAAAGCAGCACAGGGACGGTATCCAGAGTGGACTGAGCTTCCTTTGGCAGACCAAAGAGAAAGCGCATTCAATCAGTGGGTTGCACATATACAACATGATACGGATGCAACGGAAAACGTGCAGATCGCTATGGAGCTGACCCGGTTGATGGAAGCTGCGAATCTTTCTAACAAGGAAGGGCGCAGAGTCGCTCTGAATGAGTTGAAGGGTTAG
- a CDS encoding alpha-mannosidase translates to MTTKKTAHLISHTHWDREWYMPYEHHHVLLIELMDKLLDTLDQDPEYRYFHLDGQTIIREDYLQVRPEQQERLDRYIREGRIHFGPWYVLQDEFLTSSEANLRNLLIGHRDARPFGVISKTGYFPDSFGNMGQAPQILQQADIQNAIFGRGVKPTGFNNAVVDADSYESPYSEMIWRSPDGSEVLGILFANWYCNGMEVPVDPEKAKVYWDKNLEDAEKFASTPHLLFMNGCDHQPIQTDLPEALRTAAALYPDVKFIHSNFDDYIEAVTKDVPEHLATIEGELRSQHTDGWGTLVNTASARVYLKQLNQQGQTLLEKVAEPLAAMAHIAGVKDYPHHLLTHAWKMLMQNHPHDSICGCSVDEVHREMVTRFAKSRQLAEKLVSQSAQAIAESIGVQPAEAWGEEAVMFTVFNTSGWNRNGIMEMDLIVDKAFFPEGPNPQALAQKVEKDALPAYQLVDSDGQAYSAEIKDLGAHFGYELPKDRFRQPYMARKVRVTFQAVDVPSLGYKTYALIPDQTQTESADITGMPDTSELIQVQGMMMENGHLRVTVEENGTATIEDKVSGAVYRGLNSYENTGDIGNEYVYRQPDGETTLTTEHLKADLRILEQSPYRAVMESVLRWDIPAGADELFELEKRQMVPFTERKAQRVKNTIPLVITTTYTLEAGSNMVKVKSDFNNQAKDHRLRALFPSELVTADHYADSIFEIAKRSNTPAKEWVNPSNAQHQQTFLHVTDGDRGLMIANKGLNEYEILQHEEGSTIAVTLLRASSELGDWGVFETPEAQCLGHQSVEYAIIPFAGDAAQSGACASAYVYPIPWTTVQLGALARTYEQEAHAGGADGQKIELPLTKQWLAWNAQGSTLAFSTLKIAEETGDVIARWYNLNSESVELNVHTGFECEAVYESDVLERVKAPLKGHSQTISGFKIVTQGYALR, encoded by the coding sequence ATGACAACCAAAAAGACAGCACATCTCATCTCGCATACCCATTGGGACCGCGAATGGTATATGCCTTATGAACACCATCATGTCCTGCTCATCGAGCTGATGGATAAACTGCTGGATACGCTCGATCAGGACCCGGAATATCGTTATTTCCATCTGGATGGGCAGACGATTATTCGGGAGGATTATTTGCAGGTTCGACCCGAACAACAGGAGAGACTTGACCGTTATATTCGTGAAGGGCGCATCCATTTTGGTCCATGGTATGTGTTACAGGATGAGTTTCTGACCAGCAGCGAGGCCAATTTGCGTAATCTGCTGATCGGTCATCGTGATGCTCGACCTTTCGGTGTGATATCCAAGACGGGATATTTCCCGGACTCGTTCGGCAATATGGGACAGGCACCGCAGATTCTGCAACAGGCGGACATTCAGAACGCAATCTTTGGGCGTGGGGTGAAGCCTACGGGATTCAACAATGCCGTCGTTGATGCCGACAGTTACGAATCTCCCTATTCCGAGATGATCTGGCGGTCACCGGATGGTTCGGAAGTGCTCGGTATTCTGTTCGCGAACTGGTACTGTAATGGGATGGAAGTTCCGGTTGATCCGGAGAAAGCCAAAGTATACTGGGATAAAAATCTGGAGGATGCCGAGAAATTCGCCTCGACCCCACATCTGTTGTTCATGAACGGTTGTGATCACCAGCCGATCCAGACGGATCTGCCCGAGGCTTTACGTACGGCAGCTGCCCTGTATCCTGATGTGAAATTTATCCATTCCAATTTTGACGATTACATTGAGGCGGTTACGAAAGATGTCCCTGAACATCTGGCGACCATCGAAGGCGAACTTCGCAGTCAGCACACGGATGGTTGGGGAACACTGGTGAATACAGCATCCGCCCGGGTGTATCTGAAACAGTTGAATCAGCAGGGGCAGACGTTGCTTGAAAAAGTAGCCGAACCACTGGCCGCCATGGCCCATATCGCCGGGGTCAAAGATTATCCGCATCATCTGTTGACGCATGCATGGAAGATGCTGATGCAGAACCACCCGCATGACAGCATCTGCGGATGCAGTGTGGATGAGGTTCACCGTGAGATGGTGACACGCTTTGCCAAGAGCAGACAGCTTGCAGAGAAATTGGTTTCCCAGAGCGCACAGGCGATTGCTGAGTCTATTGGTGTGCAACCTGCCGAGGCTTGGGGAGAGGAAGCAGTCATGTTCACTGTGTTCAACACGAGTGGATGGAATCGAAATGGGATCATGGAGATGGACCTGATTGTGGACAAAGCATTTTTCCCAGAGGGTCCTAACCCTCAGGCGCTTGCGCAGAAAGTGGAAAAAGATGCACTGCCAGCGTATCAACTAGTCGATTCGGATGGACAGGCGTATTCGGCGGAAATCAAGGATCTGGGTGCACATTTCGGCTATGAACTTCCGAAGGACCGCTTCCGCCAGCCTTATATGGCTCGTAAAGTAAGAGTGACCTTCCAAGCGGTGGATGTACCTTCGTTGGGTTATAAGACGTATGCTCTCATTCCGGATCAGACGCAAACAGAGAGTGCTGATATTACTGGAATGCCCGATACGAGCGAACTCATCCAGGTACAGGGCATGATGATGGAGAACGGTCATTTGCGGGTGACGGTTGAAGAGAATGGTACGGCAACAATTGAAGATAAGGTCTCCGGTGCTGTATACAGGGGTCTGAATTCATATGAGAACACGGGTGATATTGGCAATGAATACGTTTATCGTCAGCCTGACGGAGAGACGACGCTGACCACGGAACATCTGAAGGCAGACCTGCGGATTTTGGAGCAGTCACCATATCGGGCAGTCATGGAAAGTGTATTACGCTGGGATATTCCGGCTGGAGCAGATGAACTGTTCGAGCTGGAGAAGCGTCAAATGGTTCCTTTTACAGAACGAAAGGCACAGCGAGTCAAGAACACTATTCCGCTTGTGATTACGACAACGTATACACTGGAAGCGGGTAGTAATATGGTCAAGGTAAAATCCGACTTTAACAATCAGGCCAAGGATCACCGACTGCGCGCACTCTTCCCATCCGAACTGGTGACAGCCGATCATTATGCAGATTCCATCTTCGAAATTGCCAAACGCTCCAATACACCGGCAAAAGAATGGGTGAATCCGAGTAATGCGCAGCATCAGCAAACCTTTCTACATGTGACCGACGGTGACCGTGGCTTGATGATTGCAAACAAAGGGCTGAATGAATACGAGATTTTACAGCATGAAGAGGGCAGTACGATTGCGGTAACGCTGTTGCGTGCTTCCTCGGAACTTGGAGATTGGGGTGTGTTTGAAACACCGGAAGCCCAATGTCTGGGACATCAGAGTGTGGAATATGCGATTATTCCATTTGCCGGTGATGCTGCTCAGTCAGGAGCATGTGCATCCGCATATGTGTATCCAATACCATGGACGACAGTGCAGTTAGGGGCATTAGCGCGCACCTATGAACAAGAAGCTCATGCTGGAGGAGCTGATGGGCAAAAGATTGAACTGCCTCTAACGAAGCAATGGCTGGCATGGAATGCGCAAGGTTCGACACTGGCATTCTCCACACTGAAGATCGCGGAAGAAACCGGAGATGTGATTGCTCGCTGGTATAATCTGAATTCCGAATCTGTTGAGTTGAACGTGCATACTGGATTTGAATGTGAAGCCGTCTATGAGAGCGATGTGCTGGAGCGCGTTAAGGCTCCGTTGAAGGGGCATAGCCAGACGATATCCGGGTTCAAGATTGTTACACAAGGGTATGCGTTACGATGA
- a CDS encoding extracellular solute-binding protein, with translation MRKFSLKMPVAAVMTSLLILTTACSGGSSSTGTTSDGKKEVTVSFRSSGSEDTLTKFFQSGLVDQFEKENPDIKIKIAPVLASEGDYTSKMVLQMKSPDTAPDVIAEDTSIIKSDAAAGYLEPLDAQVQGWPDWEEHIIDNLKAGVTGEDGKVYGVPATSDTRGIWYNKELFQQAGLEVPFKPASWAEVLDAARTIKQKLPGVTPLNLIVGKANGEGVTMQTLEMLLYGTADTLYDDTSKKWVVNSPGLLDSFKFIDQVFNTDKTGPTMQVALNGQAGSIAFQQQFPQDKLAMAVDGSWAGSTWAENGAAPIANVEEKIGFAPFPTQNGEEPGATTMSGGWAWSVPAQAKNKEAAWKFIEFLMNKENATARVVAEGSLSPRNDSTDVEGYTDRPYTKEAQELLNVAHFRPANDQYATVSAQLQSIVESIASGKLTPEDGITQLKDNVSRSLGADSIEEK, from the coding sequence ATGAGAAAATTTTCATTGAAAATGCCGGTAGCAGCTGTTATGACATCCTTACTCATTCTAACTACAGCCTGTTCAGGCGGGAGTTCAAGTACAGGCACAACCAGTGATGGCAAGAAGGAAGTAACCGTATCATTCCGTTCTTCAGGGTCTGAAGATACGCTTACGAAGTTTTTCCAATCCGGTTTGGTGGATCAATTCGAGAAAGAAAATCCGGATATCAAAATCAAGATTGCACCTGTATTGGCAAGTGAAGGCGATTATACGTCCAAAATGGTATTGCAGATGAAATCTCCTGACACGGCGCCTGATGTCATTGCCGAAGATACATCCATCATCAAATCGGATGCTGCTGCGGGATATCTGGAGCCGCTGGATGCACAGGTTCAGGGATGGCCCGATTGGGAAGAACACATCATCGACAACCTGAAGGCAGGGGTTACTGGTGAAGATGGCAAGGTGTACGGCGTTCCGGCTACCTCGGATACACGGGGAATTTGGTACAACAAGGAACTGTTTCAACAGGCGGGACTTGAAGTTCCTTTCAAACCTGCAAGCTGGGCAGAAGTACTCGACGCAGCACGTACCATCAAGCAGAAACTGCCGGGTGTGACACCGCTTAATCTGATTGTGGGCAAAGCAAACGGTGAAGGGGTTACGATGCAAACGCTGGAAATGCTACTTTATGGTACGGCGGACACGCTGTATGACGACACTAGCAAGAAATGGGTCGTTAACAGCCCGGGGTTGCTGGATTCCTTCAAATTCATAGATCAGGTATTTAACACGGACAAAACAGGTCCAACCATGCAGGTTGCCCTGAATGGGCAAGCTGGCAGTATCGCATTCCAGCAGCAGTTCCCGCAGGACAAACTGGCGATGGCTGTAGACGGTAGCTGGGCAGGTTCGACATGGGCCGAGAACGGCGCTGCTCCAATTGCCAACGTGGAAGAGAAAATAGGCTTCGCGCCATTCCCGACACAAAATGGCGAAGAGCCTGGAGCCACTACGATGTCTGGAGGATGGGCTTGGTCCGTTCCAGCACAAGCGAAAAATAAGGAAGCAGCCTGGAAGTTTATCGAGTTTCTGATGAATAAAGAGAATGCGACTGCACGGGTAGTGGCGGAAGGCAGTCTCAGTCCACGTAATGATTCCACCGATGTTGAAGGTTATACCGATCGTCCATATACAAAAGAAGCACAGGAACTCCTGAATGTGGCCCATTTCCGTCCAGCGAACGATCAATATGCAACGGTATCCGCCCAATTGCAAAGCATCGTTGAGAGTATTGCCTCTGGCAAGCTGACGCCGGAAGACGGAATTACGCAATTGAAGGACAACGTATCCCGTTCCCTTGGCGCGGACAGCATCGAAGAGAAATAA
- a CDS encoding glycoside hydrolase family 125 protein, translated as MLTPRDDQDISQSIYDMIDRVNQRMPDYPELNQMFKNCFTNTMATTIQRKEDGTTFVITGDIPAMWLRDSVAQVRPYLVLASEDEDIADMIAGLVERQLNYILLDPYANAFNETVSGNGHQGDLTQMNDWIWERKYEIDSLAYPIQLSYLLWKNTGRTAQFNDTFRKAVRSIMQLWQVEQHHETKSPYTFQRLDAPETDTLSRDGRGSETAYTGMTWSGFRPSDDRCEYGYLIPSNMFAVVALRYLQEIAETVFEDEVLAAAAKELEEQINQGIQNYGTVEHPEYGTVYAYETDGKGNYNLMDDANVPSLLSLPYLGYVEENDEVYQNTRRFILSSNNPYFYEGTAAAGIGSPHTPEGYIWHIALSMQGLTTEDRNEKLRLLQLIQKTDADTGLTHEGFSANDPHEYTRPWFSWSNMLFSELMMDYCGFRVQK; from the coding sequence ATGCTGACACCCAGAGATGATCAAGACATCTCCCAATCAATCTACGACATGATTGATCGGGTCAACCAACGTATGCCGGATTATCCGGAACTTAACCAAATGTTCAAAAACTGTTTTACCAATACAATGGCGACCACAATTCAACGCAAAGAAGATGGGACGACGTTTGTGATTACGGGAGATATCCCTGCCATGTGGTTACGTGATTCTGTTGCTCAGGTCAGACCTTATCTGGTTCTTGCTTCAGAGGATGAGGATATCGCCGACATGATCGCCGGACTGGTGGAACGTCAATTGAATTATATTCTTCTGGACCCTTATGCAAACGCTTTTAATGAGACGGTGAGTGGGAACGGACATCAGGGAGATCTGACACAGATGAATGATTGGATCTGGGAACGGAAGTATGAGATCGACTCTCTGGCTTATCCGATTCAGCTCAGTTATCTCTTGTGGAAGAACACGGGCAGAACAGCTCAATTCAATGATACGTTTCGCAAAGCAGTCCGGAGTATCATGCAATTGTGGCAAGTGGAACAGCATCATGAGACGAAATCACCATACACGTTCCAGCGTCTGGATGCTCCCGAAACCGATACACTCAGCCGAGACGGACGAGGTAGCGAAACAGCCTACACAGGCATGACCTGGTCGGGATTCCGTCCCAGCGACGACCGCTGTGAATATGGTTATCTGATTCCATCCAATATGTTCGCTGTTGTGGCGCTTCGATATCTGCAGGAAATTGCTGAAACCGTGTTCGAGGATGAAGTGCTGGCAGCGGCTGCCAAAGAGTTGGAGGAACAGATTAACCAAGGCATCCAGAATTATGGCACCGTTGAACATCCGGAGTATGGAACCGTATATGCATACGAAACAGACGGGAAAGGCAATTACAATCTGATGGATGATGCCAATGTGCCAAGCCTGCTGTCTTTACCTTACCTCGGATATGTGGAGGAGAACGACGAGGTGTATCAAAATACGCGACGTTTCATTTTATCCTCGAATAATCCGTATTTTTATGAGGGCACAGCAGCTGCCGGAATCGGAAGTCCGCATACACCGGAAGGATACATCTGGCACATCGCTTTATCCATGCAGGGGCTGACGACGGAGGATCGTAACGAAAAATTGCGATTGCTCCAGCTCATTCAGAAGACGGATGCGGATACCGGATTGACGCACGAAGGCTTCTCGGCTAACGATCCACATGAATATACACGTCCCTGGTTTTCATGGTCCAACATGCTCTTTAGTGAGCTGATGATGGATTATTGCGGATTCCGCGTACAGAAATAG
- a CDS encoding substrate-binding domain-containing protein, protein MKGIPASSVSTDNVGAAREGMNYLFDLGHRHIAFLTQPPANTTPIEERIEGIIEAHHDRGVLVNRELWLESFLSTLPSVFDPQVELRDVETLVEHLQKYPQITALFAAEYHIALLAEQAADQLGLRIPEDLSIICFDSPNVAEGSRVTHMRQSQFEMGKQAFEMVLQSMQKNEMAVNRVVLPARLVKGKSTSTLK, encoded by the coding sequence TTGAAAGGCATTCCGGCTTCATCTGTCAGCACGGATAACGTAGGAGCGGCGAGGGAAGGGATGAACTATCTATTCGATCTCGGTCACCGGCACATCGCATTTCTGACACAGCCTCCTGCGAACACCACACCGATTGAAGAACGAATTGAAGGCATCATTGAGGCTCATCACGATCGTGGGGTGCTGGTGAACAGGGAACTATGGTTGGAATCATTTCTCTCAACACTGCCCAGTGTGTTTGATCCTCAAGTTGAACTTCGTGATGTGGAGACCTTGGTGGAACATCTACAGAAATACCCGCAGATTACCGCACTCTTTGCCGCGGAGTACCATATTGCTTTGCTTGCAGAACAGGCAGCCGATCAACTTGGTCTGAGAATTCCGGAAGACTTGTCCATCATTTGCTTTGACAGTCCGAACGTTGCCGAAGGAAGCCGTGTAACCCATATGCGACAGAGCCAGTTTGAAATGGGGAAACAAGCATTCGAGATGGTGCTTCAAAGTATGCAGAAAAACGAAATGGCAGTGAACAGGGTTGTTTTGCCTGCCCGCTTGGTGAAGGGGAAATCAACGAGTACGCTGAAATAA
- a CDS encoding GntR family transcriptional regulator has product MGKDSASKPMYEQIFESLRERIQLHEYQVGERVPSEKELCDEFGVSRITTKKALEMLASEQLIVRQPGRGSFVADTVGVSQERPNRPASRAAVKDPDKKLLIGLVMTNFSDMYGTELLYGMEEASREHDCFLVLRRSFGIPEQEEQSIQELLELGVDGLIIFPAQGNISAMRFLNWSLTNFRLS; this is encoded by the coding sequence TTGGGGAAAGACTCGGCATCCAAGCCGATGTATGAACAGATCTTTGAATCCTTGCGCGAACGGATACAGCTTCATGAATATCAAGTGGGTGAGCGTGTTCCTTCAGAAAAGGAATTATGTGATGAATTCGGAGTTAGCCGGATTACAACTAAAAAAGCACTTGAGATGCTGGCGAGTGAACAATTAATTGTTCGTCAGCCAGGGCGGGGTTCTTTTGTAGCCGATACAGTGGGTGTGTCACAAGAAAGACCTAACAGACCTGCTTCGCGTGCTGCGGTTAAGGACCCGGATAAGAAATTGCTCATTGGTCTGGTCATGACCAACTTCAGTGATATGTATGGCACAGAATTGTTATATGGGATGGAAGAAGCTTCGCGAGAGCATGATTGTTTTCTCGTACTTAGACGTTCCTTCGGGATTCCCGAGCAGGAGGAACAGAGCATTCAGGAACTGCTGGAACTGGGTGTGGACGGATTGATTATCTTTCCGGCACAGGGGAATATTTCAGCGATGAGATTCTTAAACTGGTCGTTAACAAATTTCCGTTTGTCCTGA
- a CDS encoding YheC/YheD family protein produces the protein MGVDASQRSQPLRSKWLKTKMLLNNSSIQPFIPDTQRFNQANLKSMLAKYRMVYIKPEIGTFGMGVIRAEMHNHQHFAYQIHQKRLTFNSFESFHRSLTHLVKQKSYLIQRGIHLLHHKSRRFDIRVMVQWNPEQKWEATGVIGRLGHPKKIVTNYHSGAKPMSVHTLLKSHASDKRIKELIQEMNRLGVHIARHMSKKYTRLKSIGVDIGLDRGLTPWIIEVNAKPDPYIFNQLKDKTMYRKVIRYYRQAINN, from the coding sequence GTGGGAGTTGATGCATCACAACGATCCCAACCGCTACGAAGCAAATGGCTCAAAACCAAAATGTTGCTGAATAACTCATCTATTCAACCATTTATCCCTGACACACAGCGATTTAACCAAGCCAACCTGAAGTCCATGCTGGCGAAATATAGAATGGTGTATATTAAACCTGAGATAGGTACCTTTGGAATGGGAGTCATTAGGGCTGAGATGCACAATCATCAGCATTTTGCCTACCAGATCCATCAAAAGCGTCTAACATTCAACAGTTTCGAGTCATTCCATCGAAGCCTGACCCATCTGGTGAAGCAGAAAAGCTATCTCATTCAGCGAGGCATTCACCTCTTGCATCATAAGAGCAGGCGTTTTGACATTCGGGTAATGGTTCAATGGAATCCCGAACAGAAATGGGAAGCGACGGGGGTCATCGGCCGACTGGGCCATCCGAAGAAAATTGTTACCAACTACCATAGTGGTGCCAAGCCGATGAGCGTACACACCTTGTTGAAATCTCATGCTTCAGATAAACGGATTAAAGAATTAATCCAGGAGATGAACCGCTTGGGTGTTCATATAGCCCGACACATGAGTAAGAAATACACGCGTTTAAAGAGCATTGGCGTGGATATTGGACTTGATCGAGGTTTGACGCCATGGATTATCGAGGTAAATGCCAAGCCGGATCCCTATATTTTCAATCAGTTAAAGGATAAGACGATGTATCGCAAGGTGATTCGATATTATCGTCAGGCCATCAACAATTGA
- a CDS encoding exosporium glycoprotein BclB-related protein, protein MEAELLFKLIGELKGAIVQVFANPTPHNVSLLIEVLRKLLALIHQSELKKGTRADLEAALELTIVSAEAVPFSPISVGTNLQQLLDVLLSVILQGNIDSAEKDQLVILIRATELAITSGLRNIGSQGPAGPAGPPGAPGPQGPAGAAGSQGSAGPAGTPGAAGATGATGATGPAGGATGATGATGSTGAVGAAGVTGATGDPGVAGATGVTGDTGAAGIAGITGATGATGDPGVAGATGVTGDTGAAGIAGVTGATGATGDPGIAGATGVTGDTGAAGLAGVTGATGVTGDTGLTGATGITGVTGSTGVTGATGSGAIIPFASGGPAILTTIAGGLVGTTSLIGFGSSATGVSILGGTIDLTGTVVGPLINFAFSAPRDGVITSIAAYFSTTAALALVGSTVTITAQLFSSPTPDNAFTAVPGAIVTLAPPLTGIIALGSISNGITTGLAIPVTAETRLLLVFSATATGLSLVNTVVGYASGGVNIT, encoded by the coding sequence ATCGAAGCTGAATTACTTTTCAAGCTGATTGGCGAGTTAAAAGGAGCCATTGTACAGGTTTTTGCCAATCCGACTCCACACAATGTTTCGCTTCTGATCGAGGTGTTGCGTAAATTACTGGCCCTCATTCATCAATCGGAACTGAAAAAGGGAACCCGCGCAGACCTCGAAGCAGCCTTGGAGCTTACAATTGTATCTGCAGAGGCCGTTCCATTTTCTCCGATCAGTGTGGGGACCAATCTGCAGCAATTGCTGGATGTGCTGCTCTCCGTCATCTTACAGGGAAATATCGATTCGGCTGAGAAAGATCAACTGGTCATTTTGATCCGGGCGACCGAATTGGCCATTACTTCAGGGCTTAGAAACATCGGGAGTCAAGGTCCGGCTGGACCTGCGGGTCCTCCGGGTGCACCTGGTCCACAAGGGCCGGCTGGCGCTGCTGGATCCCAAGGTAGTGCAGGACCTGCGGGTACACCAGGAGCAGCAGGTGCCACGGGAGCTACTGGCGCAACGGGCCCGGCGGGTGGTGCAACAGGAGCGACAGGTGCAACGGGGAGTACTGGAGCTGTTGGGGCAGCAGGTGTTACAGGAGCAACAGGTGATCCTGGCGTAGCGGGGGCCACGGGAGTAACGGGGGATACGGGTGCAGCCGGAATTGCAGGGATAACCGGAGCTACCGGAGCAACGGGTGATCCTGGCGTAGCGGGGGCCACCGGAGTCACAGGCGATACAGGTGCAGCTGGAATTGCAGGGGTAACCGGGGCTACCGGGGCGACGGGTGATCCGGGCATAGCGGGAGCCACGGGAGTCACAGGTGATACAGGTGCAGCCGGGCTTGCAGGAGTAACCGGAGCGACTGGAGTCACAGGTGATACCGGGTTGACCGGCGCAACGGGGATTACTGGAGTAACTGGCAGCACTGGCGTAACAGGCGCTACGGGTTCGGGAGCTATTATACCGTTTGCTTCCGGCGGACCTGCCATATTGACAACCATTGCTGGTGGACTGGTAGGAACGACAAGTCTCATTGGTTTCGGAAGCTCGGCTACCGGAGTCAGCATTCTGGGTGGCACGATTGATTTGACGGGGACGGTTGTCGGCCCACTCATTAACTTTGCGTTCTCTGCCCCACGTGATGGCGTTATCACTTCCATTGCGGCCTATTTCAGTACAACAGCAGCCTTGGCTTTGGTCGGTTCAACGGTGACCATCACTGCGCAATTATTCAGTTCACCTACTCCGGATAATGCATTCACTGCGGTACCAGGGGCCATCGTTACACTGGCGCCGCCACTCACTGGTATCATTGCTTTGGGTAGCATCTCCAATGGCATAACAACCGGGTTGGCCATACCGGTTACAGCAGAGACGCGTCTTCTGCTCGTATTCTCCGCAACGGCAACGGGACTCAGCCTTGTGAATACCGTTGTTGGTTATGCAAGTGGTGGCGTGAACATTACATGA